A single region of the Acidithiobacillus acidisediminis genome encodes:
- a CDS encoding type II secretion system F family protein, producing MAVPVWFEDFLKALAHKSWGTKKRGAFYRRLAVYVDNGTPPRQAVKRLLDQVKGRYKDPDGFFALMDADAIALSEIHDRLANGEMFSQALADWAPASELSIIRAGEGSGELPDALRSVLQGSGIIAKVISRIIFALIEPGVMSLLLLYLLYLIGTQMVPPIAEIAPTNTWPFLARLMVPLGDMAVSPFFYGFLILFVISIVAAFISLPRWAGRSRRVVESIPPWSLYRRLQGAQWMLAFSKLSRAGIPQAEALQLQAEMATPWMAERLHDAAIRVKNGAEIGKAFIDGEYGFPDRIVADDLSAFSGAADFPQLVEKLAREWLDETEEKIMGMVSLLTISTTVGVNGVFLLAVAGMTQLQSVLTAAAH from the coding sequence ATGGCTGTGCCGGTCTGGTTCGAAGATTTTCTGAAGGCGCTCGCCCACAAAAGCTGGGGCACCAAAAAGCGTGGGGCTTTTTACCGGCGCCTGGCGGTGTATGTCGATAACGGCACGCCTCCCAGGCAGGCGGTGAAACGGCTGCTCGATCAAGTGAAGGGCCGATACAAGGATCCCGATGGATTCTTCGCCCTCATGGATGCCGATGCGATCGCCCTCAGCGAGATTCACGACCGCCTGGCAAATGGAGAAATGTTCTCGCAGGCGCTTGCCGATTGGGCGCCGGCATCGGAGTTGTCCATCATCCGGGCAGGTGAGGGATCTGGAGAGCTTCCGGATGCGTTGCGCAGTGTTTTGCAGGGAAGCGGCATCATTGCCAAGGTCATCTCGCGCATCATTTTTGCCCTGATCGAGCCGGGCGTCATGTCCCTGTTGTTGTTGTATCTGCTGTATTTGATCGGTACCCAGATGGTGCCGCCGATTGCAGAAATCGCACCGACAAACACTTGGCCCTTTTTGGCAAGGCTCATGGTGCCACTGGGCGATATGGCGGTGAGTCCATTTTTTTATGGATTCCTGATTCTCTTTGTGATTTCCATTGTGGCCGCCTTCATTTCCTTGCCGCGCTGGGCGGGGAGGTCCCGCCGTGTGGTGGAGTCGATTCCGCCGTGGAGCCTGTATCGGCGCTTGCAAGGGGCGCAATGGATGCTGGCTTTCTCCAAGCTTTCCCGTGCCGGCATTCCGCAAGCGGAAGCTTTGCAGTTACAGGCGGAGATGGCCACCCCGTGGATGGCAGAGCGACTGCATGATGCCGCCATCCGGGTGAAAAACGGTGCGGAGATCGGCAAGGCTTTCATCGATGGCGAATACGGCTTCCCTGATCGCATCGTGGCCGATGATTTGTCGGCATTCTCTGGCGCGGCGGACTTCCCGCAACTGGTCGAGAAGCTCGCGCGGGAATGGTTGGACGAGACAGAGGAAAAGATCATGGGGATGGTGTCATTACTGACAATCTCCACGACTGTGGGAGTCAACGGGGTGTTTTTGCTGGCCGTTGCCGGAATGACGCAGTTGCAGAGCGTGCTCACGGCGGCTGCGCATTGA
- a CDS encoding GspE/PulE family protein has protein sequence MADNEFLRRFQQGRLRSGEKDSAEPQESAGPKTIDEAIGQHPFPDAAKEYAAIDGNRLYILKGRHGMPVIQSWRAELARAGFTIDIVECDMEALAQVRSSVAQSSEANLSAVRQVRRIVAQAVQEKASDIHFSLHGEAGKGHMSVQFRVRGTVEDRMQFPFSEGSQMIRAMFQGMAAVSDASFRETEDQHAVIVNPALLRSDAGEDLGLSGIRLARAPLYDGMNLAARLLYRLEKPREDADLLEQLGYSKRQRHILYRLARQTMGINPFTGPTGSGKSTTLAQMIHSILRMRHGVRIITIEDPVEYVFGTDYVWQYLIANANTDEEKNRAFSGKLKTALRQDPDIVVVGEIRGLEVAKEAINASITGHQVWTTLHVSDPFMIVQRLVAMGVDGFYLQDPKMLSSLIAQRLVKTLCQHCAIPADEQSVRAQGVDIEDWEAIKTWVTPEFPLEGVRLKGPGCAHCRGTGIAGRTVVSQVVPTDEDLLIAMVNEGPMAARRSYLARPDAEIPMEAHAVLKVLAGKTDPRFVAEMLGPIEPRPEALRALTREDL, from the coding sequence ATGGCAGATAACGAATTTTTGCGCCGCTTTCAGCAGGGTCGCCTACGATCTGGGGAAAAAGATTCTGCGGAACCCCAGGAATCTGCAGGTCCGAAGACTATCGACGAAGCGATTGGACAGCATCCTTTCCCGGACGCTGCGAAAGAGTATGCCGCAATCGACGGGAATCGCCTGTATATCCTGAAGGGTCGGCATGGGATGCCGGTTATCCAGTCCTGGCGGGCCGAATTGGCGCGTGCGGGGTTCACCATAGACATCGTGGAATGCGATATGGAGGCCCTGGCGCAGGTGCGCAGTAGTGTTGCGCAATCCTCGGAAGCCAATCTTTCTGCCGTCCGGCAGGTGCGCCGCATCGTCGCACAGGCCGTACAGGAAAAGGCCAGCGATATTCACTTTTCCCTGCATGGTGAAGCCGGCAAGGGACACATGTCGGTGCAGTTCCGGGTGCGCGGAACCGTCGAGGATCGTATGCAGTTCCCCTTCTCCGAGGGATCGCAGATGATCCGCGCCATGTTCCAGGGCATGGCCGCGGTTTCCGATGCTTCTTTCCGTGAGACGGAAGATCAGCATGCCGTCATCGTCAATCCGGCCCTGCTACGCAGCGACGCTGGCGAAGATTTGGGGTTATCCGGCATACGCCTGGCGCGGGCGCCGTTGTATGACGGCATGAACCTGGCTGCGCGGCTTCTATATCGGTTGGAGAAACCGAGAGAGGATGCCGATCTCCTGGAGCAGTTGGGGTACTCCAAGCGCCAGCGGCACATTCTGTATCGTCTGGCACGCCAGACCATGGGGATCAATCCGTTTACCGGCCCAACGGGTTCCGGCAAGTCCACGACGCTTGCGCAGATGATTCACAGCATCCTGCGGATGCGCCATGGGGTGCGGATCATCACCATCGAGGATCCTGTGGAGTATGTGTTTGGCACGGATTACGTCTGGCAATACCTGATCGCCAACGCCAATACCGACGAGGAAAAGAACCGGGCGTTCTCGGGCAAGCTCAAAACTGCCCTTCGCCAGGACCCGGACATTGTGGTGGTTGGCGAAATCCGTGGTCTGGAGGTGGCAAAAGAGGCGATCAATGCGTCCATTACCGGCCACCAGGTATGGACGACGCTGCACGTCTCCGATCCGTTCATGATTGTGCAACGTCTGGTGGCCATGGGGGTGGACGGATTCTACCTGCAGGATCCCAAGATGTTGTCCTCCCTGATAGCGCAACGTCTGGTAAAGACTTTGTGCCAACACTGCGCCATCCCTGCCGATGAACAGTCCGTTCGGGCGCAAGGGGTCGACATCGAGGACTGGGAGGCCATCAAGACCTGGGTAACGCCAGAGTTTCCCCTGGAAGGGGTGCGGCTCAAGGGTCCGGGATGCGCGCATTGCCGGGGTACCGGCATTGCTGGCCGTACCGTGGTTTCGCAAGTGGTGCCGACGGATGAGGATCTGCTGATTGCCATGGTCAATGAGGGACCAATGGCTGCGCGCCGAAGCTATCTGGCACGTCCCGACGCAGAAATACCGATGGAAGCCCATGCCGTACTGAAAGTGCTGGCAGGCAAAACGGATCCGCGCTTCGTTGCGGAAATGCTGGGCCCTATCGAACCCAGACCGGAGGCTCTGCGGGCTTTGACCCGGGAGGATTTGTAA
- the pilP gene encoding type IV pilus biogenesis protein PilP yields the protein MSRTKNHILPLRLAMLCAGPVFFLSGTGMGFASPVGAGGNTGSSVSIPASVSPATFGALANAQSEASLLKEKLEIAKLKVEIKRVKEGKSLGSNQTAYPQAMPVTAMPNGSMPNGDSGDHRLPKVVSILGGSNGDVADLALPGGGTVAVRVGASVAPWGKVAAISGSGVYLDHQGKRLLLPFVASDGASVAPSGNTFAGPSSGGGGNSFLPPNVTQGIPQNLPPVGAPPMPKE from the coding sequence ATGTCTCGCACAAAAAACCATATTTTACCATTGCGTCTGGCGATGTTGTGTGCCGGGCCAGTGTTCTTTTTGTCGGGGACCGGGATGGGATTCGCGTCTCCGGTTGGTGCTGGTGGCAACACTGGCAGTTCGGTCTCTATCCCCGCCAGCGTGTCTCCGGCGACGTTCGGGGCGCTTGCCAATGCGCAGAGCGAAGCGTCCCTGCTCAAGGAAAAACTCGAAATCGCCAAGCTCAAGGTGGAAATCAAGAGAGTAAAAGAAGGGAAATCCTTGGGCAGTAACCAGACTGCTTATCCGCAAGCCATGCCGGTAACGGCGATGCCGAATGGTTCCATGCCGAACGGGGATTCTGGAGATCACAGGCTCCCCAAGGTGGTGAGCATCCTTGGGGGCAGTAACGGGGATGTTGCCGATCTTGCCTTGCCTGGCGGCGGTACGGTGGCGGTGCGGGTCGGCGCCAGCGTTGCTCCCTGGGGCAAGGTCGCCGCGATATCGGGCAGCGGAGTGTATCTGGATCATCAGGGCAAGCGTCTGCTGTTGCCGTTTGTGGCTTCCGATGGCGCTTCCGTTGCGCCATCTGGCAACACCTTCGCTGGTCCATCTAGCGGTGGTGGTGGCAATTCTTTCCTGCCGCCGAATGTCACCCAGGGCATTCCGCAAAACCTGCCTCCTGTTGGCGCTCCGCCCATGCCAAAGGAATAA